A single genomic interval of Calypte anna isolate BGI_N300 chromosome 3, bCalAnn1_v1.p, whole genome shotgun sequence harbors:
- the BMP2 gene encoding bone morphogenetic protein 2 isoform X1 yields MVAATRSLLALLLCQVLLGGSAGLMPEVVVGRRPFSEPGRPTSAPQRPEDLLSEFELRLLHMFGLKRRPSPGKDVVIPPYMLDLYRLHAGQQLGQPPALGYPLERAASRANTVRSFHHEEVLEELPETSGKTARRFFFNLTSIPNEESITSAELQIFRKQVHGAFENNSSYHHRINIYEIIKPATATSKDPVTRLLDTRLVHHNASKWESFDVTPAVLRWIAHGQPNHGFVVEVVHLDKENSASKRHVRISRSLHQDEDSWSQLRPLLVTFGHDGKGHPLHKREKRQAKHKQRKRHKYSCKRHPLYVDFNDVGWNDWIVAPPGYSAFYCHGECPFPLADHLNSTNHAIVQTLVNSVNSKIPKACCVPTELSAISMLYLDENEKVVLKNYQDMVVEGCGCR; encoded by the exons ATGGTTGCCGCGACCCGttccctcctggctctgctgctctgccaggtgctgctgggcGGCTCGGCCGGCCTCATGCCGGAGGTAGTGGTGGGTCGGCGGCCTTTCAGCGAGCCGGGCCGCCCCACCTCGGCCCCGCAGCGCCCCGAGGATCTCCTCAGCGAGTTCGAGTTGCGCCTGCTCCACATGTTCGGGCTCAAGCGACGGCCCAGCCCCGGCAAGGACGTGGTCATCCCCCCCTACATGCTGGACCTCTACCGCTTACACGCCGGCCAGCAGCTAGGGCAGCCGCCGGCCCTCGGCTACCCGCTGGAGAGGGCCGCCAGCCGCGCCAACACCGTCCGAAGCTTCCACCACGAAG AAGTTTTGGAAGAACTGCCAGAAACAAGTGGGAAAACAGCACGGCgtttcttctttaatttaaCTTCCATCCCTAATGAGGAGTCTATCACCTCAGCTGAACTCCAGATTTTTCGGAAACAGGTGCACGGAGCCTTTGAGAACAACAGCAGCTACCATCACCGtattaatatttatgaaattataAAGCCAGCTACAGCCACCTCTAAGGACCCTGTCACAAGACTTTTGGACACCAGGTTGGTGCATCATAATGCAAGTAAATGGGAAAGTTTTGATGTAACGCCAGCTGTTTTGAGGTGGATTGCACATGGACAACCTAATCATGGGTTTGTGGTAGAGGTGGTTCACTTGGACAAAGAGAACAGTGCCTCCAAGAGGCACGTTAGGATTAGCAGGTCTTTACATCAGGATGAAGATAGCTGGTCTCAGCTCAGGCCATTATTAGTAACGTTTGGGCATGATGGCAAGGGACACCCGCttcataaaagagaaaagcgtcaagcaaaacacaaacagcGTAAACGCCACAAATACAGTTGCAAAAGGCATCCTTTATATGTGGACTTCAATGATGTGGGGTGGAATGACTGGATTGTTGCCCCACCGGGGTATAGTGCCTTTTACTGCCACGGGGAATGTCCTTTTCCACTGGCAGATCATCTGAACTCAACAAACCATGCCATTGTTCAGACTTTGGTCAATTCAGTGAATTCCAAAATCCCCAAGGCTTGCTGTGTGCCGACAGAACTGAGTGCTATTTCCATGCTCTACCTTGATGAGAATGAAAAGGTTGTATTAAAGAACTATCAAGATATGGTTGTGGAGGGTTGTGGGTGCCGCTAA